A single window of Chitinophaga sp. XS-30 DNA harbors:
- the ahcY gene encoding adenosylhomocysteinase, with the protein MSTITKSKIDFSLKYKVKDMSLAEWGRKEIELAEAEMPGLMALREEYGKSQPLKGARIAGCLHMTIQTAVLIETLVALGAEVQWSSCNIFSTQDHAAAAIAAAGIPVYAWKGLSEEDFNWCIEQTLFFGSEDRPLNMILDDGGDLTNMVFDTYPELIQHIKGLSEETTTGVHRLYERMKNGTLPMPAININDSVTKSKFDNKYGCRESCVDAIRRATDVMIAGKVAVVAGFGDVGKGSAESLAGAGARVIVTEIDPICALQAAMEGYEVKKMTDAVKEADIIVTTTGCRDIITGEHFRAMKDKAIVCNIGHFDIEIDVSWLNTNYGHSKVEIKPQVDKYTIDGKDVILLAEGRLVNLGCATGHPSFVMSNSFTNQTLAQLELWTNSGNYENKVYVLPKHLDEKVARLHLKKIGVELDELTPAQSSYLGIPVEGPFKPEYYRY; encoded by the coding sequence ATGTCCACAATTACCAAGTCAAAAATTGATTTTAGCCTCAAGTACAAAGTAAAAGATATGTCTTTGGCTGAGTGGGGCCGTAAGGAGATCGAGTTGGCGGAAGCCGAGATGCCGGGCCTGATGGCTTTGCGCGAAGAATATGGTAAATCCCAGCCGCTGAAAGGCGCGCGTATAGCAGGCTGCCTGCACATGACAATTCAAACTGCCGTACTGATCGAAACCCTGGTAGCCCTGGGTGCGGAAGTACAGTGGAGCTCCTGCAATATCTTCTCCACACAGGACCATGCTGCTGCAGCAATAGCTGCTGCCGGTATCCCGGTATATGCCTGGAAAGGATTGAGCGAAGAAGATTTTAACTGGTGCATTGAGCAGACCCTGTTCTTCGGCAGTGAAGACCGTCCCCTGAACATGATCCTGGACGATGGTGGCGATCTGACCAATATGGTGTTCGACACTTACCCCGAGCTGATCCAGCATATCAAGGGCCTGAGCGAGGAAACCACTACCGGTGTTCACCGCCTTTATGAAAGAATGAAGAACGGCACCCTGCCGATGCCGGCTATCAATATCAATGATTCTGTTACCAAATCCAAGTTCGATAACAAGTACGGTTGCCGCGAATCCTGTGTAGATGCGATCCGTCGCGCTACAGACGTGATGATCGCCGGTAAGGTAGCTGTTGTTGCAGGTTTTGGCGATGTGGGCAAAGGTTCTGCCGAATCACTGGCAGGCGCCGGCGCAAGGGTGATCGTTACCGAGATCGATCCGATCTGTGCGTTGCAGGCTGCGATGGAAGGATATGAAGTGAAGAAAATGACAGACGCTGTAAAAGAGGCCGATATCATCGTGACCACTACCGGTTGCCGCGATATCATCACCGGCGAACACTTCCGTGCGATGAAGGACAAAGCGATCGTGTGCAACATCGGCCACTTTGATATCGAGATCGATGTATCCTGGCTGAATACCAATTACGGCCATAGCAAAGTGGAGATCAAACCGCAGGTTGACAAATATACTATCGATGGCAAAGACGTCATTCTGCTGGCAGAAGGCCGCCTGGTAAACCTGGGCTGCGCTACCGGCCACCCTTCCTTTGTAATGAGCAACTCTTTCACCAACCAGACGCTGGCTCAGCTGGAACTCTGGACCAACTCCGGCAACTACGAGAACAAAGTGTACGTACTGCCGAAACATCTGGATGAAAAAGTAGCCCGCCTGCACCTGAAGAAGATCGGTGTGGAACTGGATGAACTGACACCGGCACAATCCAGCTACCTGGGTATTCCGGTAGAAGGCCCGTTCAAACCTGAATATTATCGTTACTAG
- a CDS encoding SatD family protein, giving the protein MKKQAAVITGDIIQSSLLKASQRKRLQRTLDEAFAAVQSKNTGFRAEQFRGDSFQAVLTEQPGQALLGSLIIVARLRKEHFKVRLAIGTGDITFSARNIVISDGTAFQHSGPYLDELKKKNGLISVVTPHTNINQEWEIHSQVLSFLLERWSVLQAEAVLEQLNGLTQAQAAKKLKIKQPAVHQRLQAAGWQVITLIMNRFEQHISSMF; this is encoded by the coding sequence ATGAAAAAGCAAGCAGCCGTTATTACCGGGGACATCATTCAATCTTCCCTGCTGAAAGCCTCTCAGCGCAAGCGTTTACAGCGAACGCTGGATGAGGCGTTTGCTGCGGTCCAATCAAAGAACACCGGATTCCGGGCGGAACAGTTCCGGGGAGACAGCTTTCAGGCGGTATTGACGGAACAGCCAGGGCAGGCGCTGCTGGGCAGCCTGATCATCGTGGCGCGGCTCCGGAAAGAGCATTTCAAGGTCCGCCTGGCCATCGGCACCGGCGACATTACCTTTTCCGCCAGGAATATTGTTATCTCCGATGGTACCGCTTTCCAGCATTCAGGACCGTACCTGGATGAACTGAAAAAGAAGAACGGGCTGATCTCTGTTGTTACCCCCCATACCAATATCAACCAGGAATGGGAAATACACAGCCAGGTATTATCTTTCCTGCTGGAGCGCTGGAGCGTATTACAGGCAGAAGCGGTGCTTGAGCAACTGAATGGCCTCACCCAGGCCCAGGCAGCCAAAAAACTGAAAATCAAACAACCCGCAGTGCATCAGCGATTGCAGGCCGCCGGATGGCAGGTGATCACCCTGATCATGAACAGGTTCGAACAACATATTTCATCCATGTTTTAA
- the lon gene encoding endopeptidase La, giving the protein MNTFFLGNSEDEMEFMPIIPLNEDGEGQEEDKLPEELALLPLRNTVLFPGVVLPITVGRDKSIKAVNDAYRTDKMIGVVAQKDSNVEEPAVADLTNVGTIARIVKLIKMPDGGTTIIIQGRKRFRIASILTEDPYFKASYELLEEEMEENDSELDAYVSSIKDLASQIIQLSPNIPSEANIILKNIENATFLIHFVSSNLNSELKDKQLLLETNNIRIRAELLMKLLQMELQLAELKNKITNKTKQDLDKQQREYFLQQQMKSIKEELGGDANDREIREMIRKSELKKWPDAAKELFTKGVEKLERMHPSTPDYSVVYNHMDLMLDLPWEEYTKDSYDLKKAKKVLDNDHYGMDRIKERILEYLAVLKLKGDMKSPILCFVGPPGIGKTSLGRSIANAIGRKYARLSLGGLHDESEIRGHRKTYIGAMAGRILQTIRKVKSSNPVMILDEIDKVGNDFRGDPASALLEVLDPEQNSTFYDNYLELEYDLSKVLFIATANNINAIPIALRDRLEIIDLSGYSIEEKTEIAKRHLIPKQKEAHGLKDYKFTFSNKVIEKVIADYTRESGVRELDRQFAGVMRSLAKDVATGIKLKDTISEERVMKALGKSKYSNEIYKTGNPPGVAVGLAWTYVGGDILFIESSLSEGKGDLKLTGNLGNVMKESAVTALSYLQSNASSLRIDPKIFREKNVHVHVPEGAVPKDGPSAGITMLTALSSAYTGRRVKPYLAMTGEITLRGQVLPVGGIKEKILAAKRAGIKEVMLCWQNEKDINDINPDYIKGLKFHYVKEMNQVLETALLKR; this is encoded by the coding sequence ATGAACACATTTTTTTTAGGCAATTCGGAAGACGAGATGGAATTTATGCCGATTATCCCTTTGAATGAAGATGGCGAAGGTCAGGAGGAAGACAAGTTACCGGAGGAATTGGCGCTATTGCCGTTACGAAATACAGTGCTGTTTCCCGGGGTAGTATTACCCATCACCGTGGGGCGGGACAAATCCATAAAGGCGGTAAATGATGCGTACCGGACTGACAAAATGATTGGTGTGGTCGCGCAAAAAGACAGTAACGTAGAGGAACCGGCTGTTGCGGACCTGACCAATGTGGGTACGATCGCCCGTATTGTTAAGCTGATCAAGATGCCGGACGGGGGAACGACCATCATCATCCAGGGCCGTAAACGCTTCAGGATCGCCTCCATCCTCACGGAAGATCCTTATTTCAAGGCCAGTTACGAATTGCTGGAGGAAGAAATGGAGGAGAACGATTCGGAGCTGGACGCCTATGTATCTTCCATCAAGGACCTGGCCAGCCAGATCATCCAGCTTTCTCCCAATATCCCTTCGGAAGCCAATATCATCCTGAAGAATATCGAGAATGCCACTTTCCTCATTCACTTCGTTTCTTCCAATCTCAACAGTGAGCTGAAAGACAAGCAGTTGCTGCTGGAGACCAACAATATCCGCATCCGTGCCGAACTGTTGATGAAACTCCTGCAAATGGAACTGCAACTGGCGGAACTGAAGAACAAGATCACCAACAAAACGAAGCAGGACCTTGATAAACAGCAGCGGGAATACTTCCTGCAGCAGCAGATGAAATCCATCAAGGAAGAGTTGGGAGGAGATGCTAACGACCGCGAGATCAGGGAAATGATCCGGAAATCAGAATTGAAGAAATGGCCGGATGCCGCGAAAGAGCTTTTTACAAAAGGAGTGGAGAAACTGGAGCGCATGCATCCCAGCACACCGGATTATTCGGTAGTGTATAATCATATGGACCTGATGCTGGACCTGCCCTGGGAAGAATACACGAAGGACAGCTACGATCTGAAGAAAGCCAAGAAGGTGCTGGATAACGATCATTACGGGATGGACAGGATCAAGGAGCGTATCCTGGAATACCTCGCCGTATTGAAACTGAAAGGGGATATGAAATCGCCTATCCTTTGCTTTGTAGGGCCTCCGGGTATCGGCAAGACCTCGCTGGGCCGTTCCATCGCCAATGCCATCGGCCGTAAATATGCCAGGCTGAGCCTGGGTGGTCTGCATGACGAAAGCGAGATCAGGGGCCACAGGAAGACCTATATCGGCGCTATGGCCGGCCGAATCCTGCAGACCATCCGCAAGGTGAAATCTTCCAACCCTGTAATGATCCTCGATGAGATCGACAAAGTAGGCAATGATTTCCGGGGAGATCCCGCATCGGCATTGCTGGAAGTGCTGGACCCGGAACAGAACAGCACCTTTTACGATAATTATCTGGAACTGGAATACGATCTGAGCAAGGTCCTGTTCATTGCCACGGCGAACAATATCAACGCTATACCCATTGCGCTGCGCGACAGGCTGGAGATCATAGATCTCAGCGGTTATTCCATCGAGGAAAAAACAGAGATCGCCAAACGGCACCTCATTCCGAAGCAGAAAGAAGCGCACGGGCTGAAGGATTACAAATTCACCTTCTCCAACAAGGTCATCGAAAAAGTGATCGCCGACTATACCCGCGAAAGCGGTGTGCGTGAGCTGGACCGGCAGTTTGCCGGGGTCATGCGCTCGCTGGCGAAGGATGTAGCCACCGGCATAAAGCTGAAAGACACCATTTCAGAGGAAAGGGTCATGAAGGCGCTGGGCAAATCAAAATACAGCAACGAGATATATAAAACCGGTAATCCGCCGGGCGTAGCCGTTGGCCTGGCCTGGACCTATGTGGGCGGCGACATCCTGTTCATTGAATCCAGCCTCAGCGAAGGTAAAGGGGACCTGAAGCTTACCGGCAACCTCGGGAACGTGATGAAGGAATCCGCCGTAACAGCACTGTCTTACCTGCAGTCCAATGCCTCTTCCCTGCGGATCGATCCGAAGATATTCCGGGAGAAGAACGTACATGTGCATGTGCCGGAAGGCGCTGTACCGAAAGACGGGCCGAGTGCGGGCATTACCATGCTTACCGCCCTCTCATCCGCATACACCGGCCGCCGCGTGAAGCCTTACCTGGCTATGACAGGAGAGATCACCCTGCGCGGACAGGTACTGCCGGTGGGCGGCATCAAGGAAAAGATACTGGCCGCCAAGCGTGCCGGCATCAAAGAAGTGATGCTTTGCTGGCAGAATGAGAAGGATATCAACGACATCAATCCCGATTATATCAAGGGATTGAAGTTCCATTATGTCAAAGAAATGAACCAGGTGCTGGAAACAGCGTTATTAAAGAGATAG
- a CDS encoding DUF3307 domain-containing protein translates to MLLLIKWLCAHLIGDFALQTTRFIQHKRRHKASSVHLYLHSLIHGALIYLFTGWWQQWLIPVIITVTHFLIDWWKLHRQDNAPNFIIDQALHLLVILVLWVQFSGNMGSILPFFEALWQNHAFWVILLGYAAVIWPVAFLLGFATRRWRNQVADSRLSNSKTSLSEAGRWIGIFERALVLTFIITDHYEGIGFLIAAKSILRFNDLKESENRKETEYVLIGTLMSFSASIFTGLVVKLLLIS, encoded by the coding sequence ATGTTACTACTGATCAAATGGCTCTGCGCCCATCTTATAGGGGACTTTGCCCTTCAAACCACCAGGTTCATACAACATAAACGGCGGCATAAAGCCTCGTCTGTTCACCTGTACCTGCACAGCCTCATTCACGGCGCGCTGATCTACCTCTTCACCGGCTGGTGGCAGCAATGGCTCATCCCCGTGATCATTACTGTCACTCACTTTCTGATCGACTGGTGGAAATTGCACCGGCAGGACAATGCCCCGAATTTCATTATAGACCAGGCGCTGCATCTGCTCGTGATCCTCGTGCTGTGGGTGCAATTTTCCGGCAATATGGGCAGTATATTGCCCTTCTTCGAAGCCCTCTGGCAAAACCATGCTTTCTGGGTGATACTGCTCGGTTATGCCGCCGTTATCTGGCCCGTGGCATTCCTGCTTGGTTTTGCCACCCGCCGCTGGCGGAACCAGGTGGCGGATTCCCGGCTTTCCAACAGTAAAACGTCTCTCAGTGAGGCCGGGAGATGGATCGGGATATTTGAACGCGCCCTGGTGCTTACCTTCATCATTACCGATCATTACGAAGGCATCGGTTTTCTCATCGCCGCAAAATCCATCCTGCGCTTCAATGATCTGAAAGAAAGCGAAAACCGCAAGGAAACGGAATATGTGCTTATCGGCACGCTCATGAGCTTCTCCGCATCCATCTTCACCGGACTGGTGGTAAAGCTCCTCTTAATTAGTTAA
- a CDS encoding porin family protein yields the protein MKKLFFALAVLTVATVSTASAQKLLRFGIKGGANLGKLDGTGYDEAFKLGYHLGGFAQINLTKGFGIQPELVFSSTNTEVKNTSEFEDVYDFDNIKETKPKLNYLSIPILANIDLGSPRFKLQVGPQFSIMTSKKENVFEEGRAAFKSGDFSAVGGLWLQLPIVNISARYIIGLSDVNDVNLSTATSPEKWKNQAIQLGVGITL from the coding sequence ATGAAAAAACTGTTTTTCGCACTGGCAGTCCTGACTGTCGCCACCGTATCCACAGCAAGTGCCCAGAAATTATTACGTTTCGGTATCAAGGGAGGCGCCAACCTTGGTAAACTGGACGGTACAGGTTATGATGAAGCATTCAAGCTGGGATACCACCTTGGCGGCTTCGCGCAGATCAACCTGACGAAGGGTTTCGGCATACAGCCGGAGCTCGTGTTCTCGTCCACAAATACCGAAGTGAAGAATACCTCGGAGTTTGAGGATGTGTACGATTTTGATAACATCAAGGAAACAAAGCCCAAGCTGAATTATCTGAGCATCCCGATACTGGCGAACATCGATCTTGGTTCCCCGCGTTTCAAACTGCAGGTAGGCCCGCAGTTCAGCATTATGACCAGCAAGAAAGAGAATGTATTTGAAGAGGGAAGAGCGGCTTTCAAGAGCGGAGATTTTTCAGCAGTTGGCGGCCTGTGGCTGCAGCTGCCCATTGTTAATATCAGCGCCAGGTATATTATCGGATTATCTGATGTCAATGACGTGAACTTAAGTACGGCCACTTCTCCTGAAAAATGGAAGAACCAGGCCATTCAGTTAGGAGTAGGTATTACGTTATAA
- the porQ gene encoding type IX secretion system protein PorQ, with amino-acid sequence MFRNLIILLLLSAAARAQVLGGRNVFAFLDLPAAPQLTALGGVNVSQQTNDLSLSLLNPALLRPSMHTHLQVNYAGYFAGVKYSHLAAGYHVPALQTTFATSLQYVGYGDIPHTDAAGNVLGSFRPGDFAWQVTASRKYLEKWHYGINLKYIRSRYLEYRSSGIAADVGIAFQDTAQGWQAGLVARNMGTQFTAYGGSVQEPLPFDLQLGISKRLQHIPLQLSATIHHAYQFDIRYADPDFDEGTVIENGDTVRAGGGTVDKIFRHFVLAAQFDVGKYVELTAAYNHLRRRELALPDQQGMSGFSFGVGVVVNKLQLRFARSWYQRTTAFNHLGISLPLNQWMGMGRLGERIGWKQEQ; translated from the coding sequence TTGTTCCGCAACCTGATCATATTATTATTGCTATCCGCTGCCGCCCGCGCACAGGTGCTGGGAGGCAGGAATGTATTTGCCTTTCTTGATCTTCCCGCTGCACCGCAGCTGACGGCCCTGGGCGGCGTGAACGTGAGCCAGCAGACGAATGACCTGTCCCTCTCCCTGCTGAACCCTGCTTTACTGCGGCCTTCCATGCATACGCATTTGCAGGTGAACTATGCCGGCTATTTTGCGGGCGTAAAATACAGCCATCTTGCAGCCGGTTACCATGTTCCCGCTTTGCAGACGACTTTTGCCACCAGCCTGCAGTATGTGGGCTATGGGGATATTCCGCATACCGATGCCGCCGGTAACGTACTGGGCTCCTTTCGCCCCGGCGATTTCGCATGGCAGGTTACGGCTTCGCGCAAATACCTGGAGAAATGGCATTACGGTATAAATCTTAAATATATCCGTTCCCGTTATCTCGAATACCGCTCTTCCGGCATTGCGGCCGATGTGGGGATCGCTTTCCAGGATACGGCACAGGGCTGGCAGGCGGGATTGGTGGCCCGTAATATGGGCACACAGTTTACAGCTTACGGCGGCAGCGTGCAGGAGCCGCTGCCATTCGATCTTCAACTGGGTATCTCGAAGCGGCTGCAGCATATACCATTGCAGCTGTCGGCCACCATCCATCATGCCTATCAGTTTGATATCCGTTATGCGGACCCGGACTTCGATGAAGGCACCGTGATCGAGAACGGTGATACGGTGAGAGCCGGCGGCGGTACGGTGGACAAGATATTCCGTCATTTTGTGCTGGCTGCGCAGTTTGATGTGGGAAAATATGTGGAGCTGACAGCCGCTTATAATCATTTGCGCCGGCGGGAGCTGGCGTTGCCGGACCAGCAGGGGATGAGCGGTTTCTCCTTCGGTGTGGGCGTGGTCGTCAACAAACTGCAGCTGCGGTTTGCACGGTCGTGGTACCAGCGCACAACCGCATTCAATCATCTTGGCATCAGCCTGCCGCTGAACCAGTGGATGGGAATGGGCCGGCTGGGTGAGCGGATCGGTTGGAAACAGGAACAGTAA
- a CDS encoding ABC transporter ATP-binding protein — MEPIIAIRGLRKSYGEKQVLKGIDLDVYPGQVIGYIGPNGAGKSTTVKILIGLLGDFEGEVSILGHDLRADTLAIKSQIGYVPENAEIYEVLTPMEYLSFIGKLYGMDDSLIEERAVRMLQAFGLLENKAQRMDTFSKGMRQKVLIISGLLHDPQIVVLDEPLSGLDANAVIIVKEILSLLKREGKTIFYCSHMMDVVEKVSDRIVLINEGSIMADGTFEQLKQSEADTLEKIFADLTGRQDLSNVADAFIHSPGK; from the coding sequence ATGGAACCTATTATCGCTATCAGAGGACTTCGGAAGAGTTACGGGGAGAAGCAGGTGCTGAAAGGCATTGATCTGGATGTATATCCCGGCCAGGTGATCGGGTACATTGGTCCGAATGGCGCCGGTAAATCCACTACGGTGAAGATACTGATAGGGCTGCTTGGTGATTTTGAAGGAGAGGTGAGCATACTCGGGCATGATCTCCGCGCGGATACGCTGGCCATTAAAAGCCAGATCGGTTATGTACCGGAGAATGCCGAGATCTATGAAGTGCTGACGCCGATGGAATATCTCTCCTTCATTGGGAAGCTTTACGGCATGGATGATAGTCTCATCGAAGAACGGGCGGTGCGGATGTTGCAGGCGTTCGGTCTGCTGGAGAACAAGGCTCAGCGGATGGACACCTTTTCGAAAGGCATGCGGCAGAAGGTGCTGATCATTTCGGGTTTGCTGCACGATCCGCAGATCGTGGTGCTGGATGAGCCATTGTCCGGCCTTGATGCCAATGCGGTGATCATCGTAAAAGAGATACTGTCGCTCCTCAAAAGAGAAGGGAAAACGATCTTTTACTGTTCGCATATGATGGACGTGGTAGAGAAGGTGTCTGACCGGATTGTGCTTATCAATGAAGGCAGTATTATGGCAGATGGTACTTTCGAGCAGCTGAAACAATCGGAAGCCGATACGCTGGAAAAGATCTTTGCCGATCTTACAGGGCGGCAGGACCTCTCCAATGTGGCCGATGCCTTCATTCATTCACCAGGCAAATAA
- a CDS encoding pyridoxine 5'-phosphate synthase: MTKLSVNINKFATLRNARGGNLPDIIQVAKDCERFGADGITVHPRPDERHIRYQDVRDLKPIVTTEFNIEGYPSPDFMDLVLDVKPHQCTLVPDPPDAITSNTGWDTIQYQSFLKDVIGTLRKAGIRVSIFLNADVSKVEGAKTAGADRIELYTGPYAEEYTNARTRPQNLQLFNDYKNTAKEATAIGLELNAGHDLNLDNLRFFKLHIPQLKEVSIGHALVCDALYFGLENTIQLYKRQLQD; the protein is encoded by the coding sequence ATGACTAAGCTGAGTGTTAACATCAACAAGTTCGCCACCCTGCGTAATGCCCGCGGCGGCAACCTGCCGGATATCATACAGGTGGCAAAGGACTGTGAACGTTTTGGTGCAGATGGCATTACCGTACACCCCCGGCCGGACGAGCGCCACATCCGTTACCAGGATGTAAGGGACCTGAAGCCCATCGTTACGACAGAATTCAACATAGAAGGATATCCGTCACCGGATTTCATGGACCTGGTGCTGGACGTAAAACCGCATCAATGCACCCTCGTCCCCGACCCACCGGATGCCATCACCTCCAATACCGGCTGGGATACCATACAATACCAGTCTTTCCTCAAAGACGTGATCGGAACGCTCAGAAAAGCAGGCATCAGGGTCTCTATTTTCCTGAATGCGGATGTCAGTAAAGTGGAAGGGGCCAAAACTGCCGGAGCGGACAGGATAGAGCTTTATACAGGCCCTTATGCGGAAGAATATACCAATGCCCGTACCCGCCCGCAAAATCTCCAGCTGTTCAATGACTACAAAAACACGGCAAAGGAAGCCACCGCCATCGGCCTGGAGCTGAATGCGGGGCACGACCTGAACCTGGATAACCTGCGCTTCTTCAAGCTGCACATCCCTCAACTGAAGGAAGTATCCATCGGCCACGCGCTCGTATGCGATGCATTGTACTTCGGGCTGGAAAATACCATCCAGCTGTATAAAAGGCAATTGCAGGATTAA